Within Anopheles ziemanni chromosome 2, idAnoZiCoDA_A2_x.2, whole genome shotgun sequence, the genomic segment cttgttttgtttgtgttagtaaaactgagattaaattgtaaaatttagatgattttatcaaaaaatagagatcaaacaaaccttccacaacatctgcagtaccttaacttaatgtgtgaaaagtttcagaagcgacagttcagtattggtcgagtttttagtgtacaaagaactccatacataaaaaaagctaaaatatgtagtagattccGAGTCGTCAAAGTCGTTAGGTTGGAGTgagaaaatttttaatttgaaacccCACCTCAGGACAATAATATCTGCATAATTTATAAGCGAATTgaattaattgaataaaaccTAATCGGTCTAATTTGTAATCAAATTGCGAATATtacgtttgattgttttgaatgttgtCCTCAACTTTGCTCTTGCTTGACCAACATTATTCTACTGAAAATAACTATTTTACTCCTATTGTTTTACTACGGAATACTTGTATTGCCGTACTCTCaggaattaaaataatttagctgcaagatgttttaaattttcggAGTGGTGTCAAAATTTGCATAGTTCGAATTTATGATACGATGTTTTAGAACaatcaaaactaaaaatgTGATGCAAAAAGTCTAAtataaaaaaggagaaaactgTCTGCTATTGAATATCTCGTTCAATAGTTCCAACGTGCGTTTTTAGGACAAACAAGTGAGACATCGTGAACaagatttaaaatatgttttgtttttgtatgttaTACTACTATTTTCTTACCAACCGGATAGAACTAGATGGCGTCCTAAGCCATTCCACACCTCCAGCCTCTAATTTTTAATAGCATTccactccccccccctcccaaccACCAACTTTTCGTTTAATAAATTCCTTTTGAGTGGAAAATATTGTGACTGTTACACACTCCATACACAGTGCTGTTTACCCGCGACCTAACGTGTTGTCTCAACGCGCGGTTCTGCAACATTCCGATGGAATTTTAATGTGAAGAAACTCTGCCACCCCAAAATAGATCTTAATCGTAAGAGAGAGAGCGGGCGGGCGGGCGAGTGGGCAAGAACGCAACACACCCGCCCAATTGCCGTGCTTCACGGACAGTTTGACCGTTACGGATCGTGCGTCTCGATTGCGTCGGGCCGTCGGTGTGCGGACAACAAATGAGGAAATCTTAAAAGTCGCTCAGGTTCGCGGGGGATTTTCaccttttaaaaaatatttttattagccGACAGTGGCTTCGGTGAtgatgctgttgatgctgttgatgatgatgccgtcCGGTACGAGTTACATTCGATTGCGACGCAACCAGCGGGACACGCTTCTGCCAGTTGCCCTAACGAAGGTGGTGATGGAGCCGCCTGGTCGCTCGTGGAATGTGCGGAATGCGGTCAGCGAGGAAGTGAGTGGAAACGTGCGCAGGGCCATTTCCACCGATAGGCGGTGAGCGAAAGGAAATGTCGCCGCAGAAATAATTTGTTGTTTCCGTGAGCTCGCATCCATCGAACGAATAGAATTCCGTCGTGGCGGGAGTGAATCACCGGGCACCTCCATCGTCGATGAGCGAGGAacatttttatgaatgaaacCCTACACCACGCCGATGGATCATTCAATGGTTTACGAACGggcgaaaaataataatgacaTGTTTCTTTCCATCTGTTGCCTCCCATGTCGGCTATAAACTTCAAGTGTGTTCAAACGAAGAACGCAACACACAATCACAGTGTTAGATAATGCTGGTATCAGATTCATCATCTCAACACAAAAACCTCTCCATAATGAGCTCATCTCCCGGCTCCCAAAGCCGTCATATCAGAACGACGAATCcttcaaaaaccgaaacgcttCCAAACGTGCACTCGTCGTTACAGAACCATTAATAAGACGGCCAGCTCTTACGCCATCACGGCCAACCTGGAACGCGCGCGCAGCCGAGCAACTTATTGCTTCTGTTTACATCTCAAGTAACCCTCGCGCGGGCCAAAGAACTTTCTCGCTCGCGGTCACTCGGGTGGCGCCAGGGGTGGTTATAAATTACTGTCCGCCCGCCCGGCCCCGGAATGTGCGTCCAGGACGGGGCCCGCGGGGTGGCAAGGACGacccacacacatacgaaGATGGAGCTTGTTTTCCCCTAGTTTTCGTTGCTTACGATCCTGCCAACAAGACGGTCCGGGTTTTGAGTGTCAATTAATCTAGATGAAATGGAAGACGAATGGTATTTTTCATTGCCTCAGTTTGAGGGCAGCGCGTGAACGGTGGGCGGAACGTGTCGGCCATAGGGGAcgcttcttttttgttgtacaagGATTAACTCCCACAAGAAGAGGAGAATGTTGAAGCTGGCGGCGTTGAAAACAGTATTTGTTTACGAGGCCACATTTTCAACGATCGAGTCATGGTGTTGATTTCCATGCAACATTAAACCTATTATGATATTCGCGCATCGTTTATGAGTCTGTTTGAGAACCGCCACGAAATTTCTGGAGCTAGAGGAAAATAGCACTACATTAGTCACAAATGATCTGACATGATCAATCACATTATAGACTAAGTTTCAACCCCCTTGAAAGGTGTCTCAGGAGGTTTCGTGTACTCGAAGTTGAACAGAGAATAACAAGGGATCATCTCAATAAATGTCAAGCTATTCTCATTTACCTCCTTTAAACCGGATCTTTCTACATTTCCCTCTTTGTTTGTGTGTCAATTTTAAGACTCGCCTTGGTGGTGAATTACACGGTCGTAAATTTCCTGCCCTAGCGGCTAACATAGAAACAAAAGGGGTGTTGCGGATGCTCGAACGGCACACTTGTTTTGTACGCACTTTCTATTCGTCCTTGACACCGATCGCAAAAGCAGCGGGAATGTGACAAACAAGAactttcttttatgtttttatcgcGCAGTTCGCTTCTTGGTGCCGTGGATCGTTCCCCGAGGGAAGATTTCCGTCCCAATTTCCCATCCTCATTCAAATAAGAGGCgcaatttaaatgtttgcGCCTCACACGACCTGTACCGTTCCACCTTCGTCGCGTTCAAATTCGCCGCAGAATGTTTctaataattgaaaaattatcccTAACCCCTTCCTTTGGTGGGTTGATGttgtatcaaatttaaaaatgccTCAAGATATCCGTCGCCATCCGGTCATCCGGTCAAGCCACATGTTCGACAGCCTGGGCAACTTTTGAAAGACACGCTCTAGAAACGGGCTGACGGAGGATGGAATTGGGGGCACCGATTGTTCTATTCCTGGCTCGCATAACTCGCAACTAACTCATTCACGGCGATCACTCGCCATCCCACGGAAGTTACACGCAAATTAGCCCCAAAAAGTAtacgacagaaaaaaaaatgggaagaaaTCGTTTACGTTGTCAAAGAACGTCGATTTCGGGATATGCGAAAATGCGTACGCGTTCGATGACTCAGCTGGCCACCGGTCAGTCGGTCGGATCAAATAAAGTTTACTACCatatgtacacacacacacacacacacacacacacacacagacaaacGAAACACCTTGTCATCCACTTGCCCTTCCCACAGCGCTTCCGGTCATTTCGCGATCCTCATGCCAACTGTTGCGAGTGTATCGGTGCGATGTTGTTCCACCCGTCGATGTTTGGTTCTGCAGCTTGGCCACGGAGCGTACAATTTGAACCAGATGTTTTCGCAACGTTGGCCACACCGCCCGGGCCGTCTCTGTCGTCATCGTGTTGAAGGTGGGTGAACGGCAGCAACGGCTCGAAATTTTGAGACGATGAGCCATCGAACGGTTTGTTTACAGCGAcgctacgcaagcttgctggTAAACAATCCGGACTCCGGGGCGAATATCTGCGCTTCATCTTTGATTAGTGTAGGTCGGATTGATGCGTTATTATTCGTGTTGCGTAACGGAAGGAAGCGAACGACTGATGGGTTGGATTATTTTGCGGTTATCGTCACCCGCCCACGGAGTAAACATCGGTAGCAACAAGTGGCATTATTAGTTATCAGTAATTCAAACACAGAAATTAACATTACAGATTATTCAAATGAATTAACTTACGCAACTGTTTtatgaaaccaaaacaacgagttgaattaatttttatttctgacATTTCCTCAAATGGTTTTGCGCTTTGTTACAAAACGAAGCTAAGATAAGTAAAATGAAATCTTTTCTCACTAGGATAAAACAGTGTAGCACATGCAAATTAACCCTGCGTGAGCATGATATTGTTTAATAACTGCTGCCCCTTCGGTGGAATGAACCATGTTCGTAACGAGTTTTATTTGAATCCGGCAAACGGCGCTCCGTCAGCCTGCGCCTATGCAACCAGCATTGCATTCAACGAGGATCATTTGATCGCAAGTTTATTTTAGATGTGGGAAATTATTACATTCAATGCTTTGCCATTTTGAATAACATCGGTTATGGAGAATACTGTCGAATCACAACATCAAAACGGTCTTTGAGACCCATACCTAACGACGTCCATCGTGTTACACCGAGaacattaaaaacacattGCTTACAGCCTACCTGGACGGTCTCACATTTCGTCCTCCACGCTCACCTTGTTCGAGTACCCGAGGCTTTCGATCGGTTTCGCCGGCTGTTTCTCCAGCTCCCGTCGCTCCTGGGCCTCGATCGACCACGGCTGCAGCTCGCCGGACGCACCGAACCAGTAGATGACGCACCCGACGAGGTAGATGCCGGCCGCGATGTAGAACACGGTCTTCCACTCGTCGTCGCTCTTGTTCGACGTTATGTACCCGGTGATGATGGGGCTCACGATGCCCGGGATGGTGGCGAACGTGTTCGAAATGCCCATCAGCACGCCGGCACTCTTCGGCGAGAGGTCCAGGTGGTTGACGGCGAAGCCGGACCACGCGAACGCACCCAGTCCGACGGCGATCGTAATGCAGGTTATAGTTGGCCCCGGCTCAAGGATGAACGCACCGACGATCATGAACACCGTCTGGGCGAGGAAGGCACCACAGTTGAAGTACCGGCGGACCTGGGTCGTCGTCAGGTAGCCCTTCAGCTGGCACCAATCGGCCAGATAGCCGGACACGAACAGCAAGATGCCCATCACCAGATACGGCACGGCCGACACAAAGCCTGTCTTTTCCAGCTCGAAGTGCATCGCATCTGCAAGGAGGACCTCATTAGAAATAGTCCGAGGGGTGGACCACGAAAGAAAGCACCTAATTACCTTTCAAAAACGTTGGCAACTGAGTGAGCAGCGTATAGAAGCCCCAGTTCTCGGAGAAGTGCGACACGACCAGCGCCCACACGGCCACCGATGTCAGGATACCCTTCCACGGGTGGCGCACCTTGTCCTGCTCGCCCTCGGTGCGCCCGAGCGACTCCAGGATGAACTCCTTCTCCCGCTGACTGATCCACTTGTCCACCTCGGGTGACGTCTTCACGAAGAACATCCACGCGCAGAACCACAAGCAACCGATCACGCCAAACACGTAGAAGACGCTCTCCCAGCCCCAGGCGTTCGCCAGAATACCGCTCAGCGGCATGGCCACAACCGTACCGGCGTAGTTTCCGGCGAAGGCGATCGACGCCATGCGGGAACGCTCGCTCGGCGGAGCCCACCGGGACCAAACAGCGTGGATGCACGGAAAGGTGACACCCTCGAAGATGCCCTCCACAATGCGCACGGCCAGCAGGACCGCCACACCCGCTTTGGCCGCCAGCGGAGTTAACAGAGTCAACACGGCGGTTGTACCAATCCCAACGCCAAACACCTGCCGCCAAAGATAAACAATGAAAgacagttttaattaaattccaaCAACTCGCAACACCAGCCCGGTTGCcattgatttggtttttggtACTCCAGACGCAAACTCACATAATTGCCTCCGAAACGGTTCGAGATGAAGCCACCCAAGAAGGGCGTCAGTATGTAGCCGTAGAAGAACGAACTCAGCACGTACCCCTGCAGGCTCGAGCTCCAATCAAAGTATTGCTCCTGAAAGTGCGAGGATCAAAAACATAATTCCACCATACCTTTAACCACTCCGCGAGGAACACTTGGCGACAAACAAACGGTTGATTGCGACCCGGCGCAATAACGGGCCAACTTTCTGTTTGTGTTCGTGCCCAAATTGGGCCCGGGAACTACTTACGTAGCCGACGGTACCGTTGTCGTAGTGGACGGTCCGATTCTCCGTCATGGCCACGATGGCCACGCTCAGGTTCACCCGCAGCGAGTAGACGTTGAAGAAGCCGAGGAAAGCCATAAACACCACAATGTAGCGGCGCCGCTTCCAAAACATCCACAACGGAGCGTCGATGCCATCACTGTCGGGGGTGGCAATAACAGAAGGGAGTAATCAGTGGTTAGACACGAGTGGTCGATTTGGTGGATATAGTCATGGCCTCTTTTATTCTGGACACTGTTCGTTCAATGCTAAATCTGATGAACCTAAATCTCCTGGGCGTAATTCTGTGGCAGGGCATAAATCTGGTTATTCGTACTTCATTTAAGTGTTCTGTTCATTTATCTTAATCACCACTTTTTCATATTCTTACGCTTTCCTACGATGTATGTCTTAGTTCGAGAAGCTTTAGTGACATATATTATGAGCCATAACCAAGACGATAgtcatcaaaaaacttttacaTGGCACAAGTTTTATTTGATCCAATTGCTCTGATGTATTTATCCCTGAAAGACCATCTTGGCTCGGTACTAGAGTGCCACCCACGCAACAAGTTCCTCGGGCAACAATGACACCGACGGAAAGGTACTCAACAATCTCGCATCCCTCCAGGCACTGTTTACAACTCGTTACGCAACAGGATGGTGCATTTATGCGGACTAACGCATCGGCACGGGGGAAAAGCGACGCATCGTACGACGCACTCCATCATCATCCCATCGAGCGTGGCACATGTCACACTGAAGACCGGCTTTGATTGAAATGAACTATAAAGAGCGGAGGGTCCAATAATCTCCCAAC encodes:
- the LOC131281254 gene encoding sialin, with the protein product MDTKPSSKVNDGIDAPLWMFWKRRRYIVVFMAFLGFFNVYSLRVNLSVAIVAMTENRTVHYDNGTVGYEQYFDWSSSLQGYVLSSFFYGYILTPFLGGFISNRFGGNYVFGVGIGTTAVLTLLTPLAAKAGVAVLLAVRIVEGIFEGVTFPCIHAVWSRWAPPSERSRMASIAFAGNYAGTVVAMPLSGILANAWGWESVFYVFGVIGCLWFCAWMFFVKTSPEVDKWISQREKEFILESLGRTEGEQDKVRHPWKGILTSVAVWALVVSHFSENWGFYTLLTQLPTFLKDAMHFELEKTGFVSAVPYLVMGILLFVSGYLADWCQLKGYLTTTQVRRYFNCGAFLAQTVFMIVGAFILEPGPTITCITIAVGLGAFAWSGFAVNHLDLSPKSAGVLMGISNTFATIPGIVSPIITGYITSNKSDDEWKTVFYIAAGIYLVGCVIYWFGASGELQPWSIEAQERRELEKQPAKPIESLGYSNKVSVEDEM